A segment of the Chlorocebus sabaeus isolate Y175 chromosome 15, mChlSab1.0.hap1, whole genome shotgun sequence genome:
aggcagatgttgcagtgagccaagattgtgccagcctgttaacagagcaagattccatctcagaaacaaaaacaaaacaaaaacaacaacaacaaaaaacaccactgATGGGAATCAAAAATAGCAGCCAGAAGATAGATTGTCCTGCAAGAACTGACCAGACTTAGGGCACATGTGACTGGATAAGGAAACAGGAGGCTCAATAGCTTTCAGTTTACATGCCAGGCTACAGGTACTTTAAAAGAGACTTGAGTCAATGATTAAAGGGCTTGAAAATGCTACTCTTTTGTTCTACTGGAGAAAACgaagagaacagaaaaatgtattagtccattttcatactgctataaagaactactcagtcaggtgtggtggctcatggctgtaatcccagcactttgggaggctaaggtgggtggatcacttgaggtcaggagttcaagataagcctgtccaacatggtgaaactccatctctaccaaaaatgcaaaaattagctgggcatggtagtgaccacccataatcccagctactcaggaggctgaggcaggagaaccgcttgaacctgggaggcagaggttgcagtgagccaagatcaagtcactgcactgtagtctgggcaacagaatgagactttgtctcaaaacaacaacaacaataaactgcccaagactgggtaatttataaaggaaagaggtttaattgacttatagttctgcatggcttgggaggccttgggaaacttacaatcatggcagaaggtgaagggaaagcaaagcatattcttcacaaggtggcaggaaggagactGAATtaccaaacatttataaaaccaccagatcttgtgagaactcactatcgtgagaacagcatgggagaaatcatccccatgatttaattacctccacctggtctctcctttgACATGTGgcgattatggggattacaatccaAGGTGAGATTTTTGGTCAGGTCACAGCCAAACCACACCATTTTGCCActtgcccctcccaaatctcagatcctcacatttcaaaacacaatcatgccttcccaacagccctccaaagtcttaacttattctatcattaacccaaaagtcaagtccaaagtttcatctgagacaaagcaagtcctttccacctatgaacctgtaaaatcaataGCAAGtttgttacttcctagatacaatgggggtacaggtattgggcaAAGGAACTcactccaaatgggagaaatttccCAAAACAAAGGGGGCACAGACCCCATGCAAATTAGAAATCCTATAGGGCAGTTATTAAACATTTGGAGATCATTCCAAAAccatttcctttgactccatgtctcacatccaggtcatgctgatgcaagtggtaggttcccatggtcttggacagctctgcccctgaggctttgcagggtacagccccactcTCAGCAGCTTTCAtggactggcattgagtgtctatgGCTTTTCTAGATGCACAGTGCAAGCTCTCGGTGGATCTATCCAATCTGGGGCCTGGAGTACTGTGGCCCACTTCTCACAACTATACTAGCCAGTACCACAGTGGGGATTCTGTATCAGGGCTCCAaacccacatttctcttctgcactgccctagcagaggtcctccatgagggctccacccctttAGCAAAtttctgcctagacatccaggtatttccatacatcctctgaaatcaagGCAGAGGTTCCCCAAACTCAATTATTTACTTCAGTGTACCAGCATGCCCCAAAACATGTGTAAAccaccaagacttggggcttgaaCCCTCTGAAAGAACGACCTGCCTGTATGTTGGCCGCCCTTAGCCACAGATGGGATGcaaggcaccaagtcccaagaTTGCAAGGCCCAGGGCCTGGCCTaataaaccatttttccctcctaggcctctgggcctgtgatgggaagggctgccgTGAAGCCATCTGACATGccatggagacattttctccattgtcttggtgattagcatttggctcctAGTTACTCAAGCAAATTTCTGCTGCTGGATTAAATTTCTCCTCCAAAAAtggatttttcatttctattgcatcatcaggctgcaaattttccaaactttttgctctgcttcccttttaaacataacttctaatttcaaaccatctctttgtaATTAGAtataactgaatgcttttaagagcaccaGCTCatattttgaatgctttgctgcttagaaatttcttctgccagataccctaaaccatctctctcaagttcaaagttccacagatctctagggccagggcaaaatgccaccagtcacTTTgataaagcatagcaagagtcacctttgctccagttcccaacaagttcctcatctccatctaagaccacctcagcctggacttcattgtccatgaaactatcagcattttggtaaaaacgattcaacaagtctctaggaagtttcaaactttcccacatcttcctgtcttcttctgagccctccaaactgttccaacctctgcctatttcccatttccaaagttgcttccacatttgtgggtatctttatagcagcaccccactctctgtggtaacaattttctgtgttagtccattttcatagtgctgtaaagaactgcccaagagtgtgttatttataaaggagagaggtttaattgacttatggttctgcatggctggggaagcctcaggaaacacaatcatagtggaaagtgaaggggaagcaaggcacctttttcacaaggcagtggaaagaatgaatgcaggaggaactaccaaacacatAAAACCAGCAgctctcaggagaactcactcactatcacaagaaccgCATGAGAGAAGCTGcctccataattcaattacctctccctgatctctcttttcacatttggagattatgaggattacaattcaagatgatattttggatgggaacacagtcaaaccatgtcaaaagacaatagaaagaataattttagaagaaaaacagaaagtgaagaaaaataaaaaccaaggtCAATAGTCTGGCACATGGAAGAATCACTAGAAGTGGGAAGAGATTCCCCAGAGCTAAAAATTTTCCCACATGGGAATATTCTCACGatctcagaaaaaaagcagtATTTGTGGGACTACAGAATGACTCAAGATTGTTAGTAGGAGCATTTAAGAAATGCTATCATTGGGCCTCAGAGAGGAAAAGACAGACCTCACAAACTGAACAGCTATAGATTTATGACTTGGATGAAGTGCAAAGTGGCAATAGGtgtaagaaacaaacaagaatttTTACAGGGCACACAAAGTTATTGGGATATCTCAGACACATTGCAGACACAAATACTTGTTGATAAATCACAGGGATAGAGAAGGTGAGATGCTTAGACACAGagactaaatttttatttttgtatccttCATGTCCAATGCAGAACCTAGTACATAGTGGATTAGTAATGGCTTGAGTcagtaaataatgaatgaatggtaaaaagaaaatagcatgaGATTTGGTTTggaattcatttaataaatattcatcagAAATTTGCTGAATACTAAGTATGAGCAAAATATGAATTGAAGCatgaaataaatcaaatgaaAGACTAATTAGACAAACTCATTGATTCAAGATCCAACCTAATAACAAATACAAATGTATTGTAACCAACCTGGCacaaggcaaaaaataataagtgCAATGATGAAAGAGGTATATAGCAAAGCACTATGGGAATGATGAGGAAGGATGAAGTTGTTGCTGGAAAAGAATCTGAAAAAGTGATCGGTAAATGTGCTAAATGTTAAAGGCATTCcaggagtttttcttttcttttcttgtcttgtttttttcccttggttATACCCCTCTTCTATGTGTTTCAGTCCCCAAAGATCTAGCACTCTCTATGGAAAATAACTTCATAAGAAATTgtaagtccaggcacagtggcccatgcctgtaatcccagcactttgggaggctgaggccagtggatcacctgaggtcaggagttcgaaaccagcctggccaacatggtgaaaccccatctctactaaaaatacaaaaaattggccaggcatggtggtgggcacctgtactcccagctctctgggaagctgaagcaggagaatcacttgaacccgggaggtggatgttgtagtgagccaagatcatgccattgcaccccaatCTTGGCAATAAGTGCAaaactttgtctgaaaaaaaattataaaatgttacatgATGAGAATGTCAGCTAATGGTAGCAAAAGCCAAATGCATATGTACATACTTGAAGTCTCTTTGTCTAAATTAATGGAATCACCTTTCCTTGCCTTATAGGCCTTTGATTCTGGAGTCACAGATGTGCAGTCAACACCCACAGTCAGGGAAGAGAAATCAGCCACTGATCTGACAGCAAAGCTCTTGCTTCTTGATGAATTGGTGTCCCTAGAAAATGACGTGAttgagacaaagaagaaaaggagttTCTCTGGTTTTGGGTCTCCCCTTGACAGACTCTCAGCTGGCTCTGTAGATCACAAAGGTAAACAGAGGTAAGTGAACTCTTAGaaaaggaaagtttttattttctaattattttattctggaTTCTAAAACAGAGAATTCCACatgaaaaatacagtgaaaacTTTGTATAGAAACAGATTTGACAGCATGTTAGCTAATCTATAGGTTTAAtaatacagttttcaaaataactGTTTAGGGAGCAAAATGACTGCCACGGTGTGCATTAGTATTTTTGTCATAACATTTCCTAAGTAAGATTCTGTCTTATGCAGATATAAAACAGTTATTATAAGACATTACTGCGTTTGGGAGGTGACGCAAAATATATGCTCAGCGGTATAAATGTCCTGGTGAATTGAGTTTTCCATTTACTAGAGGTAATTGGAATATCCTTTGGTTTTTACCATTGATACAAACCTTTCCAAATTGTGTGAATGAATCTGAGTGAAAAGCTCTCAGAACTTGGAGTCAGAACACATGTGTTTCTgtcaaatttctgtttatttccatGTGACTTGTATAGTATCTTATCCTCTCTGATCCTCAGCTTATTTATCCACAGAGTGAGAACAATTACTTGCTTCCATAAAATTCAAATAAGATAATCAAATGTAAGTGCTTCATAGAATGCTAATTATTATAATAGATTTAGAGTAGTGAAATATCCCTTTAGGTCAGTAATTTAAAGTCATCATTTCAAACTTAGTTCATTTTCTTCAATATCTGTTCTTCATACTGTACATTTTATATTAGAAGTGGCACAAAAGACCACCTAAGTACCATAGACAGACACCTGGGAAATTGACCCAAGATTCCTTTTGTTCACCCTGAACATTTCTCACTAAACTCTCTAAATACTGTTTgccttatatattaaaaaaggaaattgtttatcacagcactattcacaatagcaaagtcatggaatcaccTAAGTGTCCaacagtggtggactggataacgaaaatgtggtatgtagacaccatggactactatacagtcgtaaaaaagaaaagaataaaattatgttctttgcagctacatggatgcagctggatgcCATTATTCTAACTGAATTAATACAGAAACAGGAAATCAGACACTCGatattctcacttctaagtggagAACTTCTAAGCTAAACAGTGGGTATCCATAGGCATAAAGATGAAAACAGTAGACCCTGGGGGCTCTAAAAggtggaagggaagagggaggagttGATAAACTACCTACTGAGtattatgttcactatttgggtgatgggttcactaAAAGCTCAAACCCCAGGATCGTCCAATATACCCATGTGgcaaacctacacatgtataccctgaatctaaaataaaatatttttaacaataccttgtaaaagataaaatttatttcaaataaataaataagaaaattttaggaGCTTCAGTAGTGCAACTGATTAGTGTGCAGTACTTACAAAACAGGAAGCATTAGACTTATTTCATGTATGAATATCTACACAAAAGTCATAgataaaatgttagcaaatagaATCCAAcagcacttttaaaaatatattacattttgacCAAGGGGGGCTTATTCCAGGAAAGTAAATATGAGTTAATATTAGTAATTATATAATGTAATCTTTCATATTAATAGAACAAtagataaaaatcatatgatgaTATCAATAGATGACAGAAGaggtatttgacaaaatctaatatTTATTAATGTCTAAGGAAGCGCAATGGAATAAGAACTGAGAAACACTTTTTAAAcatgatgtatatgtatgtgtgtgtttgtattttagcCCAAAAGCCAATATCTTATTTAATGGTTGAGGCATGTACTGTGTTCTTAAGTCAAAAAACTCAAAAGCAGAAACATGTCAGCTCCACTTAAGTTAAATTACAAAGTTAACACAATTCTAATAAAAAGTGCCATCAGTGTTGATGATAAAgttcatttaaaagaataaaagctaGCATAGCCAGAAAAACTCtgcaaaagagacagaaaaaaagagccCTACCAGATATCAGTAAGTAAAAGAATATAGTTTGAATAAGTGATGTTGGGATatgaggaaaaagataaaattaattcatTCTCAAACTATACATTATGATAAATTCTAAATGCATCAGAGATTTAATTGAAGCAATAGATGAACCTATATAGGTACTAGAAGAAGACATTGTTGGAAGTTCTACATAGAGAAGGAATAGAGAAGGT
Coding sequences within it:
- the OSTN gene encoding osteocrin — its product is MLDWRLASAHFILAVTLTLWNSGKVLSVDVTTTEAFDSGVTDVQSTPTVREEKSATDLTAKLLLLDELVSLENDVIETKKKRSFSGFGSPLDRLSAGSVDHKGKQRKVVDHPKRRFGIPMDRIGRNRLSNSRG